A part of Salvelinus alpinus chromosome 5, SLU_Salpinus.1, whole genome shotgun sequence genomic DNA contains:
- the gstt1a gene encoding glutathione S-transferase theta-1a, with translation MPLELYLDLHSQPCRSVFIFAKKTNIPFDFKFVDLATGQQYGEDFGKISVVRKVPVMRDGDFILTESVAILKYLAEKFGTSDSDHWYPADLQKRARVNEYLSWQHAAMRAHGSKVFWFRAIVPIITGSDVPKEKMDSAMEDLTLSLKVFEEKFLDDRPFIIGEKISLADLVAIVEIMQPVGTGLDLFENRPILGAWRDRVKMELGEALFDEAHKTIMDVASLPQTFENNGMLEFLKPKIQKMFN, from the exons ATGCCGTTGGAATTGTATCTTGATCTGCACTCTCAGCCATGTCGCTCTGTGTTCATTTTTGCAAAGAAAACAAACATTCCGTTTGATTTCAAGTTTGTCGATCTGGCTACAG GCCAGCAGTATGGGGAAGACTTTGGTAAGATCAGTGTGGTGAGAAAGGTTCCGGTCATGAGAGATGGAGACTTCATTCTCACAGAGAG TGTTGCCATCCTGAAGTACCTGGCTGAAAAATTTGGCACCTCAGATTCAGACCACTGGTACCCAGCAGACCTGCAAAAGCGAGCCCGGGTCAACGAGTACCTGTCCTGGCAACACGCAGCCATGAGAGCCCATGGCTCAAAGGTGTTCTGGTTCAGG GCAATAGTTCCCATCATAACTGGTTCAGACGTCCCTAAGGAGAAAATGGACTCCGCTATGGAGGACCTGACACTGTCTCTGAAGGTGTTTGAGGAGAAGTTCCTGGACGACAGACCCTTCATCATTGGGGAAAAGATCTCACTAGCAGACCTGGTGGCAATAGTAGAGATCATGCAG CCGGTTGGCACTGGTCTGGATTTGTTTGAGAACAGGCCCATTCTCGGTGCCTGGAGAGACAGGGTAAAAATGGAGCTTGGCGAGGCTCTCTTTGACGAAGCTCACAAGACCATCATGGATGTGGCCAGCCTGCCTCAAACCTTTGAGAACAATGGAATGCTGGAATTTCTCAAGCCAAAGATACAGAAGATGTTCAACTAA
- the LOC139575350 gene encoding stromelysin-3-like, whose product MMIMMQTSVLSCVFTLQCLRSMHCSPVPEAIRYKATPGWLQRFDLHDLKKRGRVAHPQDTLKDTALAIGDPVRAALVTNNTEESNRPRCGVPDYPTLKDVIYRGRHRQKRFVLFGGRLEKTDLTYKVVRFPWQMSEDKVRRVLLEALTVWTEVTPLTFTEVSSGKADIVIDFTSYWHGDNLPFDGPGGILAHAFFPKTHREGDIHFDYDEAWSLGNYMGTDLLQVAAHEFGHVLGLQHSQEPGAVMSPYYSFSYPLELSEDDKLGIQYLYGPRPHVQPPSPPQPLPQITTDTNEIISSIPDACQTDFDAVSMIRGELFFFKSRYVWRIREGRLEAGYPALASRHWRGIPESIDAAFEDQSGNIWFFQGQSYWVFDAERQITGPDSVQSLGLSVSHIQAALRWGQDNNYNTYLFKSGSYWRFSPKENRVDSVYPRNMQDWRGIPSDVDAAFKDQYGYAHFIRGRQYWKFDPVEMNSLQGYPRYFHMDFFGCRNFLLTMAHSFTQEYFQIPSVTRAYTTACVLTTAAVQLEVITPFQLYFNPDLIIRRYQIWRLITNFLFFGSLGFSFLFNIIFLYRYCRMLEEGSFRGRTADFVYMFLFGGVLMTLFGLFANLFFLGQAFTIMLVYVWSRRNPYIRMNFFGLLNFQAPFLPWVLMGFSLLLGNSIVVDLLGIGVGHIYYFLEDVFPNQPGGRKLLMTPELLRTVFDTPEEDPSYFPLPEEQAGEFRHDQGGDGGEPNDQGQ is encoded by the exons atgatgataatgatgcaGACTTCTGTCCTATCTTGCGTCTTTACGCTGCAATGCCTCCGAAGCATGCATTGTTCGCCAGTGCCCGAAGCAATCAGGTACAAAGCGACGCCG GGATGGCTCCAGAGGTTTGATCTCCATGACctaaagaagagaggaagagtggcCCATCCTCAGGACACACTCAAAGACACCGCCTTGGCCATAGGAGACCCTGTAAGAGCAGCACTGGTAACTAACAACACTGAGGAGTCTAACCGCCCCCGGTGTGGCGTCCCTGACTACCCCACACTGAAGGATGTCATCTACAGGGGGAGACACAGGCAGAAACGCTTTGTCCTGTTTGGGGGGCGCTTGGAGAAAACTGACCTCACCTACAA AGTGGTTCGTTTCCCCTGGCAGATGAGTGAAGACAAAGTGCGGCGTGTCCTGCTGGAAGCCCTGACAGTGTGGACTGAGGTCACACCCCTCACATTCACTGAGGTCAGCAGTGGAAAGGCTGACATTGTCATTGACTTCACTAG TTACTGGCATGGAGATAACCTGCCCTTTGACGGCCCTGGGGGCATTCTAGCCCATGCCTTCTTCCCCAAGACCCACAGGGAGGGCGACATCCATTTTGACTATGATGAGGCGTGGTCCCTTGGCAACTACATGG GCACAGACCTCCTCCAAGTGGCTGCTCATGAGTTCGGGCATGTTCTTGGTCTGCAGCACTCCCAGGAACCGGGCGCAGTGATGTCCCCCTATTACAGCTTCTCCTATCCCCTGGAGCTGAGCGAGGATGACAAGCTGGGGATCCAATACCTGTATGGCCCTCGTCCACATGTCCAGCCCCCATCTCCACCCCAACCACTGCCACAAATCACCACAGATACCAATGAGATCATTAGTAGTATT CCTGACGCCTGCCAGACAGACTTCGATGCTGTGTCTATGATTCGCGGAGAGCTGTTTTTCTTTAAGTCACGCTATGTGTGGCGCATTCGGGAGGGGCGGCTGGAAGCAGGCTACCCCGCGCTGGCATCCCGCCATTGGCGGGGGATTCCAGAGAGTATTGATGCAGCCTTTGAAGACCAATCAGGGAATATCTGGTTCTTTCAAG GTCAAAGCTACTGGGTGTTTGATGCAGAGAGACAGATCACAGGGCCAGACTCTGTGCAGAGCCTCGGCCTGTCAGTCTCCCACATCCAGGCAGCTCTGCGCTGGGGCCAGGACAACAACTacaacacctacttattcaagtcAGGCAGCTACTGGAGGTTTAGCCCCAAGGAGAACCGCGTCGACTCTGTCTACCCTCGCAACATGCAGGACTGGCGCGGCATACCCAGTGATGTAGACGCAGCCTTCAAGGACCAATATG GCTATGCCCACTTTATCAGAGGGAGGCAGTACTGGAAGTTTGATCCTGTGGAGATGAATTCACTACAGGGGTATCCTCGCTATTTTCACATGGACTTCTTTGGTTGCAGAAAT TTTCTTCTGACCATGGCTCACAGCTTCACTCAAGAATATTTCCAGATTCCTTCCGTTACCAGAGCGTACACTACAGCTTGCGTTTTGACTACAGCAGCGGTG CAATTGGAGGTAATCACCCCATTTCAGCTTTATTTCAACCCAGACCTTATCATTAGAAGATACCAG ATATGGCGACTGATCACCAACTTCCTCTTTTTCGGCTCACTTGGATTCAGTTTTTTGTTCAACATCATCTTTCT GTATCGTTATTGTCGTATGCTGGAGGAAGGGTCTTTCCGAGGCCGCACTGCAGATTTCGTATATATGTTCCTGTTTGGGGGTGTCCTCATGACT CTGTTTGGCCTCTTTGCCAACCTATTCTTCCTGGGCCAGGCATTCACCATCATGCTGGTGTATGTGTGGAGTAGAAGGAATCCTTACATACGCATGAACTTCTTCGGCCTTCTGAACTTCCAGGCACCGTTTCTGCCCTGGGTGCTCATGGGATTCTCATTGCTGCTTGGCAATTCCATTGTCGTTGACCTTctag GAATCGGAGTAGGACACATCTACTACTTTCTGGAAGATGTGTTTCCAAACCAGCCTGGAGGCAGGAAGCTGCTGATGACACCAGAACTTCT tcgAACCGTGTTTGACACCCCAGAGGAAGACCCCAGCTACTTCCCACTCCCTGAGGAGCAGGCTGGCGAGTTTAGGCATGACCAAGGTGGAGACGGAGGGGAGCCCAATGACCAGGGGCAGTAG